From a single Nostoc edaphicum CCNP1411 genomic region:
- a CDS encoding VOC family protein: protein MTQEQQTAIEGIYEVCIGIPEPISAIQYWEQFGYRIGEVGELTADVANQLYGVNSSLRSIRLYHQNADHGLIRLMVWQNPTNEGLGTASMKIKGNRWATSLTTDILSILNHIEDAKAAGLPIRYSSPYWEVIYNKERKSRPFIEPAVGVREMLLLQPLARQVLFQRFGYTLPHYGQVNQNAPLKTSQFTHIGIIVQDDSKETLKFYEEVLGLLRVRDDVETSYESSPAGKDIFDLNPGEKFIVTTFDDPRSSKFDLMSTRSGRLYIVRFPEEINLESRFESTQPGSLGMSLYTYRVKGIREYCDRIKSSTAKKVTDIISNEFGETSFSFIAPDGYFWTLLEGK, encoded by the coding sequence ATGACTCAAGAACAACAAACCGCCATTGAAGGTATCTATGAAGTCTGTATCGGCATCCCAGAGCCAATTTCTGCAATTCAGTATTGGGAGCAATTTGGCTATCGCATTGGTGAAGTGGGTGAATTAACCGCAGATGTAGCCAATCAATTATATGGGGTGAATTCGTCTTTACGCTCAATCCGCCTCTATCACCAAAATGCAGATCATGGTTTGATTCGGCTGATGGTTTGGCAAAACCCCACTAATGAAGGTTTGGGAACAGCGTCAATGAAAATTAAGGGAAATCGCTGGGCAACAAGTTTAACAACAGATATTTTAAGTATTTTAAATCATATAGAAGATGCAAAGGCAGCAGGTTTACCTATTAGGTACTCTAGCCCTTATTGGGAAGTCATCTACAACAAAGAGAGAAAAAGCCGTCCTTTTATTGAGCCAGCAGTTGGTGTGCGAGAAATGCTGCTACTGCAACCCTTAGCGCGACAGGTTTTGTTTCAACGGTTTGGCTATACGCTACCGCATTACGGACAAGTTAACCAGAATGCACCTCTCAAGACTAGTCAGTTTACGCATATAGGAATCATCGTTCAGGATGACAGCAAAGAAACCCTGAAGTTTTATGAAGAAGTTTTGGGTTTGCTGCGTGTGCGTGATGATGTGGAAACTAGCTATGAATCTTCGCCAGCAGGTAAAGATATTTTTGACCTTAACCCTGGTGAAAAGTTTATTGTTACTACCTTTGATGATCCTCGTTCTTCTAAGTTTGATTTGATGTCTACACGTAGTGGTAGGCTTTACATCGTTCGATTCCCAGAAGAGATTAATTTAGAATCGCGCTTTGAGTCTACTCAACCAGGTAGTTTGGGTATGTCTTTATATACCTATCGGGTTAAGGGAATACGTGAGTATTGCGATCGCATCAAGTCGAGTACTGCAAAAAAAGTTACAGACATTATCAGTAATGAATTTGGCGAGACAAGTTTCTCCTTTATTGCACCAGATGGCTACTTCTGGACTTTGCTAGAAGGTAAGTGA
- a CDS encoding asparagine synthetase B family protein, producing MGNIPHHFLGYWGYGAQYELEALLTSVVENLSPNLSPTRGEALTFPPSLAGKGVRGLGQKIWNVVYIGIDGKQQNQDLHAEYLKSRSPLAPLKKGGTLKAPFLRGLGDLFSVSSKNQIAAISASGLSSSPDAWVSLQENNCLILGREPFGKVPLYWTQQGQVIWFASQLQLLLPILQHSEVSIPGLYGYSCFSYVPTPLTPVNGVFAVTAGTELVWQSDRQSGILQTPESKNIHSWREAPQQLTDEATAITELQTLLKDSIERQIADLKDEPVGVFLSGGLDSSVVAALLVQAGVKVRAYTLDFGDAGIPEYPYAEQVAQFLKIPLIKVAVTPSSIKNALIPTVKALDLPFGDGVCVPLYLLCQRASQETQVIFNGEGGDQLFAGWTNKPLIAAGVYQAENPAGEETFIQQYLRTFHRLGGYESQVYQPEVYAQIQNLHPEDWLLAALDRNECPSLLHRLRRASLMLKGAQNIHPRATALGFAHGLWVRSPFCDLPLAEWTFRLPGELCLQGACEKYILKRAVENWLPPEIVWRQKRGMGVPLTSWCLNDFWHQLGIWLNPEVLRTNNHFYPHIAAQIVEGKLGAAIQGRRIGETLWLLIMWQLWRSHVLNEELSKQSWDHPFWLHRGLWRNYKIIRNLLYQDSR from the coding sequence ATGGGCAACATCCCGCATCACTTTCTTGGCTATTGGGGTTACGGCGCTCAATACGAGTTGGAAGCACTTTTAACTAGTGTTGTGGAAAACCTCTCTCCAAACCTCTCCCCTACAAGGGGAGAGGCTTTGACTTTTCCCCCTTCCCTTGCAGGGAAGGGGGTTAGGGGGTTAGGTCAGAAAATCTGGAATGTTGTTTATATAGGCATCGATGGAAAGCAACAAAACCAGGACTTACACGCTGAATACCTGAAATCTAGATCCCCCCTAGCCCCCCTTAAAAAGGGGGGAACCTTGAAAGCCCCCTTTTTAAGGGGGTTGGGGGATCTCTTCTCTGTAAGTTCTAAAAATCAAATCGCTGCTATCTCCGCATCAGGATTATCCAGTTCACCCGATGCTTGGGTAAGTCTCCAGGAAAACAACTGCCTAATTTTGGGAAGAGAACCTTTCGGTAAAGTGCCTTTGTATTGGACTCAGCAAGGACAAGTAATCTGGTTTGCATCCCAACTGCAATTACTCTTGCCGATTTTGCAACATTCAGAAGTTAGCATTCCGGGGTTATATGGCTATAGCTGTTTTTCCTACGTTCCCACACCCTTAACTCCTGTTAATGGAGTGTTTGCAGTGACGGCGGGAACTGAATTAGTTTGGCAGAGCGATCGCCAATCAGGTATTCTGCAAACACCTGAATCTAAAAACATCCACTCGTGGCGAGAAGCACCACAACAGTTAACAGATGAAGCTACCGCAATTACCGAATTGCAAACTCTTCTTAAAGACTCAATTGAGCGACAGATTGCCGATTTAAAGGATGAACCTGTTGGGGTGTTTCTCTCTGGCGGACTCGATTCATCAGTGGTGGCGGCGCTGCTGGTACAAGCAGGAGTGAAAGTCCGCGCCTATACTTTAGATTTTGGTGATGCAGGGATTCCAGAATATCCATACGCTGAACAAGTCGCCCAGTTTCTCAAAATTCCGCTGATTAAAGTTGCAGTAACCCCAAGTTCAATTAAGAATGCCCTAATTCCTACTGTAAAAGCATTAGATTTACCTTTTGGAGATGGTGTGTGTGTGCCGTTGTATCTCCTATGTCAGAGGGCGAGTCAGGAAACTCAGGTAATTTTTAATGGTGAAGGTGGAGATCAATTATTTGCTGGTTGGACGAACAAACCTTTAATAGCCGCAGGTGTTTATCAGGCAGAAAATCCCGCCGGAGAGGAAACTTTTATCCAGCAATATCTCCGCACCTTTCACCGTCTTGGGGGATACGAATCTCAAGTTTATCAGCCAGAAGTCTATGCACAGATCCAAAATTTGCATCCCGAAGATTGGCTGTTGGCGGCTCTCGATCGCAATGAGTGTCCATCTTTGCTACATCGCCTCCGCCGTGCTAGTTTGATGCTCAAAGGAGCGCAGAATATCCATCCCCGTGCCACTGCATTGGGGTTTGCTCATGGGTTGTGGGTGCGATCGCCTTTTTGTGACTTACCTTTAGCTGAGTGGACATTCCGCCTACCTGGAGAACTCTGTTTACAAGGAGCTTGTGAAAAATATATCCTCAAACGGGCTGTAGAAAATTGGCTCCCACCGGAAATTGTCTGGCGACAAAAGCGGGGTATGGGGGTTCCCTTAACTTCTTGGTGTTTAAATGATTTTTGGCATCAACTGGGCATCTGGCTCAATCCAGAAGTACTTCGCACTAACAATCACTTTTATCCTCACATTGCGGCCCAAATCGTTGAAGGCAAACTAGGAGCAGCTATTCAAGGGCGTCGAATTGGTGAAACACTCTGGTTACTAATTATGTGGCAACTTTGGCGATCGCACGTTTTAAATGAAGAACTAAGTAAACAGTCTTGGGATCATCCTTTTTGGTTACATCGTGGGCTGTGGAGAAATTACAAGATAATTCGTAATTTGCTGTATCAGGATTCTCGGTAA
- a CDS encoding ShlB/FhaC/HecB family hemolysin secretion/activation protein, with translation MRKETETSVKPKAMTQPRIVYFSHQLDTWRSLATTTWNKHSFSFQCGLLILPALWIVTANGLRATANNFTANSAANSSQPKLQIVQETEPNPQSSPPPEAPQRIRVRKIQVVDSTVFNETDFNPVVKPFEERDLTLEEIRQAADAITQLYLNKGYINSRAVPDTQQSSTADGVVVIRVIEGRLTEIDIEGTRRLNPSYIRSRIQLGAGIPLNTGKLEEQLKLLRLDPLFTNVEARLRPTGKVGQSILIVRVEEAKSLIGSLGVDNYSPPSIGAERLGIELRSRNLTGMGDELAGSYYHTLSGGSDAFDFSYQVPVNAMNGKVQIRAAFNRNEITEPPFDALGIRANQDLYEINYRQPLMRSPREEFALSLGFTYQDGQTFLFDDLATPFGIGPDANGVSRTSVIKFGQDYIRREPQGAWFLRSQFNFGIDILDATINNDPIPDGRFFSWLGQVQRVQQLSNDHLLLIQADLQLTPDSLLPSQQFVIGGGQSVRGYRQNIRSGDNGFRVAIEDRITVQRNESGISTIQLAPFLDMGAVWNKSNNPNQLPDQTFLVGAGLGLLWNQAMGIDNLFLRLDYGFPFIDLSDRGNNAQDDGFYFSLRYQP, from the coding sequence ATGAGAAAAGAAACAGAAACTAGTGTTAAGCCGAAAGCAATGACTCAGCCAAGAATTGTCTATTTCTCTCATCAGTTAGACACTTGGCGGAGTCTGGCAACTACTACATGGAATAAGCACAGTTTCAGTTTTCAGTGTGGCTTACTAATTCTGCCTGCGCTCTGGATTGTCACTGCAAATGGACTTAGAGCGACAGCAAATAACTTTACAGCAAATTCGGCTGCAAATAGCAGTCAGCCAAAGTTACAAATAGTACAAGAAACAGAACCGAACCCCCAATCATCGCCACCACCAGAAGCACCACAACGCATTCGGGTTCGCAAAATCCAGGTTGTAGATAGCACAGTATTTAACGAAACTGATTTTAATCCAGTAGTGAAACCGTTTGAAGAACGGGACTTGACTTTAGAAGAAATCAGACAAGCCGCAGATGCTATTACCCAGCTTTACCTAAATAAAGGCTATATAAATTCCAGAGCGGTTCCAGACACTCAACAATCTAGTACCGCCGATGGTGTTGTAGTAATTCGGGTAATTGAAGGGCGTTTGACAGAGATTGATATCGAAGGGACGCGGCGATTAAACCCATCTTATATTCGGAGTCGCATTCAACTAGGTGCTGGTATCCCTCTCAATACTGGTAAGCTCGAAGAACAACTGAAACTGTTGCGACTTGATCCCTTATTTACAAATGTGGAAGCACGTCTGCGTCCAACAGGTAAAGTTGGTCAAAGTATTCTCATTGTCAGAGTTGAAGAGGCAAAATCTTTAATTGGTAGCTTGGGTGTAGATAATTATTCGCCTCCCAGTATTGGGGCGGAAAGATTGGGTATTGAATTGCGATCGCGCAATTTAACCGGTATGGGAGATGAGTTAGCAGGCTCATATTACCACACCCTCTCTGGTGGTTCCGATGCCTTTGATTTTAGCTATCAAGTTCCCGTGAACGCCATGAATGGCAAAGTGCAGATTAGAGCAGCATTTAATCGCAACGAAATCACTGAGCCACCCTTTGATGCGCTTGGTATTCGGGCAAATCAGGATCTTTATGAAATCAATTATCGCCAACCATTAATGCGATCGCCCAGAGAAGAATTTGCTCTATCTTTGGGATTTACCTATCAAGATGGTCAAACTTTCCTTTTTGATGATCTTGCAACCCCCTTTGGTATTGGGCCTGATGCCAATGGCGTGAGCCGCACCAGTGTAATTAAATTTGGTCAAGACTATATTAGGCGCGAACCTCAAGGAGCCTGGTTTTTGCGATCGCAATTTAATTTTGGCATAGATATATTAGATGCAACTATCAACAATGACCCCATACCCGATGGTCGCTTTTTCAGTTGGTTGGGACAAGTCCAGCGTGTGCAGCAACTCAGCAACGATCATCTATTGCTGATCCAAGCAGACTTGCAGCTAACACCAGATAGCCTTTTACCTTCCCAGCAATTCGTCATTGGCGGTGGACAGTCAGTCAGGGGATATCGCCAAAATATCCGTTCTGGGGATAATGGATTTCGAGTAGCGATCGAAGATCGGATCACAGTGCAGCGCAATGAATCTGGAATATCCACAATTCAACTTGCGCCATTTCTGGACATGGGAGCCGTCTGGAATAAGTCCAATAATCCCAACCAGCTACCCGATCAGACTTTTTTGGTGGGTGCAGGCTTAGGATTATTATGGAATCAGGCAATGGGAATTGATAATCTGTTTTTGCGGCTCGATTATGGATTTCCATTTATCGATCTGAGCGATCGCGGTAATAACGCTCAGGATGATGGCTTTTACTTTAGCCTCCGCTATCAACCCTAA
- a CDS encoding DUF7219 family protein: MTQPNEQDKNSFLYPRSRYYGQFQPENLMFNANLQEFAQKISYIACLETGGKLSQEQAYQQIQALWKQLKNSKKQLAIGGNKEV, from the coding sequence ATGACACAACCTAATGAACAAGACAAAAACAGCTTTCTTTATCCTCGTAGTCGGTATTATGGTCAATTCCAGCCAGAGAACTTAATGTTTAATGCCAACCTCCAAGAATTTGCCCAAAAAATTAGTTACATCGCTTGCCTAGAAACAGGGGGTAAACTGTCTCAGGAACAGGCTTACCAGCAAATTCAGGCACTTTGGAAACAGTTGAAAAATAGCAAAAAGCAACTAGCTATTGGTGGAAATAAAGAAGTTTAA
- a CDS encoding DUF3859 domain-containing protein — translation MAQRLTQEQLSQIVTEVEGLQLRREAELDQQQVREILQELNLPPELLDEALIQLNRRQALEVQQRRNRWITSGVVAVVVVVIASTIFFMQQQSSTLSRVSAQQDRITLVQDSGGDLKTISRQTNPEVLYRVTLKDAPLGKKLALSCNWIDPSGQIVKQNNYQTREINTSVWDTQCRYTINPAATVGNWQVQMFLEGRQISNETFEVK, via the coding sequence ATGGCGCAGCGATTGACTCAAGAGCAATTATCACAAATAGTTACAGAAGTAGAAGGTCTGCAATTGCGTCGGGAAGCGGAACTAGACCAACAGCAGGTTAGAGAAATTTTACAGGAGTTGAATTTACCGCCAGAGTTATTAGATGAAGCGCTGATTCAGTTAAATCGCCGCCAAGCACTAGAGGTACAGCAACGCCGGAATCGATGGATTACCTCTGGAGTGGTGGCAGTTGTAGTGGTTGTTATTGCATCTACAATATTTTTCATGCAGCAGCAAAGTTCTACACTCTCTCGTGTTTCTGCTCAACAAGATCGCATCACCTTGGTACAAGATAGTGGTGGCGACTTAAAGACAATTTCCCGCCAAACCAATCCAGAAGTGTTGTATCGTGTCACCTTAAAGGATGCACCCTTGGGGAAAAAGCTGGCTCTCTCTTGTAATTGGATTGACCCAAGTGGTCAAATAGTCAAGCAAAACAATTATCAAACCCGCGAAATTAATACGTCTGTCTGGGATACCCAGTGTCGTTACACTATTAATCCTGCTGCAACTGTTGGCAATTGGCAGGTGCAGATGTTCCTGGAAGGTCGGCAGATTAGCAATGAAACCTTTGAAGTGAAATAG
- a CDS encoding CHAT domain-containing protein, protein MSPLISIVIVNYNRESYLQEAIASVLAQTWQDFELLIWDDGSTDGSVAIANKYAQQDGRVRVIQAHHQGVAAACKAAISQTSGTYIGIVDSDDILSPTALTQTATVLNRHPETGFVYTDYLDIDRDGKVIGYGHRCDIPYSQEGLLVNFMTFHFRLMRRSVYDHVGGVNTSFASSAYDYDLCLRLSEVAQVRQVKQPLYLYRNHSQSISVTRKIEQILWSKRAIAQALWRRGLADKLQIDVELPTSRFILRRKKSLLPSIAASLLAIVPLVSAQAQQIVPAVDGTNTIVTPNGNRLDITGGTTSGDGANLFHSFQQFGISPEQIANFQASPALQNILGRITGGNASVINGLIQVTGGNPNLFLMNPAGFLFGANASLNVPGAFTVTTASGIGFGSSWFNAIGVNDYTALVGNPNGFAFSMNQPGAIANSGNLAVGAGQNLNLLGGTVVNTGQLSAPGGQISITSVPGQNWVRLSQPGNLLSLEIQPLASSSNQPNNWTIPIASLPELLTVGNTGLTANADGTVQLTGSSVKIPTDPGTTIISGRVDTSSQTGGTVTALGKKVAVVDANINASGTNGGGTVLIGGDYQGNGTLPNADQTYVDSKSVINADSNLNGNGGRVIVWGNDTTQFFGNISARGGANAGNGGFVEVSGKNFLTFNGLVDTSAANGSFGTLLLDPSTLTIIDDAAGTGDFDATADNIAFGDADIGANTVSWGAIALSGANINLQATGNITINDISADVVTLNLGNGGSFSLSSQTGSVNFVDPTNTIATTGGAINISGASLLLGNLDTSNGGGTSGNVNLSAINGITVGNIITTGGGYSGGNVNLSAGGDIITNTINSSSTGAAGSGTSGSVVATTTGGSITTAAINSSVTKSGGGLFIGTAGAVTLTATDNITVNGGINTSASTTGVDGDTSATGGAVSLSATNNITVNDAINASAIATGFDTEAATAGSVTLETNNTAGSTIRFTNINTQAITSTEGTVTGGDVQVLTNGLVQGTGTGTTIATRGIFLDPFSEAGIVSIAGGDVRIQHDGGPDNVPFIVGDATSTNGTAGIIDTGGGTTINAGNFPVLPTGGDASGTPASITITSVNTPPTLTTNTLLSSDAQVNQTLSFTFTASTSDVNLDNTTVVIDAIQAGTLRRGDTDLAAGDTLTIGETLNYTPPTDSTGLINAFSVRASDVVSSSEPVQVAINVNVPEIPPEIPPEIPPEIPPEIPPEIPDPQPCSFQCSPGNPPNPGNPDPKIGDPVINTDATPEDKFTDDFGDHLGIPTPRIKTLDDAKEIARKIEEATGVKPAFIYISFVPVEIVPERTKKLNTLAEQDSDELEIVVVTAKGDPIRKRIPKTTRAKVLQVAQEFRDQIVSPQNRRRTGYLRSSQQLYRWIIAPLEADLQAREINNLVFLPDVGLRSTPMAALHDGQGFLVEKYSVGLMPSLSLSNTLYKDIKKSQILALGVSQSTQGQEPLPAVPLELSTLVSKLWQGKLLLDKQATLENLKTIRRQQPFGIIHMATHADFATGALSNSYIQLWEDKLRLNQLRQLRLNEPEVEMLVLSACRTALGDEESELGFAGLAVLAGVKTTVASLWSVSDAGTAALMTKFYENLKTAPIKAEALRQAQVGMAKGQIYVKNGQLQGLGVVGNLPLPTDSVDEAEQSLMHPYYWAGFTMVGNPW, encoded by the coding sequence ATGTCACCACTGATCTCCATTGTCATCGTCAATTACAACCGGGAGTCTTACCTTCAAGAAGCGATCGCCAGCGTCTTAGCGCAGACATGGCAAGATTTTGAGCTACTAATTTGGGATGATGGCTCTACAGATGGATCAGTGGCGATCGCTAACAAATATGCTCAACAAGATGGACGAGTGCGGGTAATCCAAGCACACCATCAAGGAGTTGCTGCGGCTTGTAAGGCAGCAATCAGCCAAACTAGTGGCACTTACATTGGTATCGTAGACAGTGATGATATCCTATCCCCCACAGCCCTTACTCAAACTGCCACAGTACTTAATCGTCATCCAGAAACAGGATTTGTTTACACCGACTACTTAGATATCGATCGAGACGGCAAAGTTATCGGCTACGGTCATCGTTGTGACATTCCTTACTCCCAAGAAGGTCTGTTGGTAAACTTCATGACTTTCCACTTCCGCCTAATGCGCCGTTCCGTTTACGATCATGTGGGAGGTGTCAACACGTCCTTTGCTAGTAGTGCTTATGATTACGACCTGTGTCTACGACTTTCAGAAGTAGCCCAGGTGCGGCAAGTTAAACAGCCGCTTTACCTCTACCGGAATCATTCTCAAAGCATCTCTGTTACTAGAAAAATAGAACAAATCCTCTGGTCTAAGCGAGCGATCGCACAAGCACTTTGGCGACGCGGATTAGCAGACAAGTTACAAATTGATGTAGAATTGCCCACAAGTCGCTTCATATTACGCCGCAAAAAATCTCTATTGCCCAGCATCGCCGCTTCCTTGTTAGCTATTGTGCCTCTGGTAAGTGCCCAAGCACAACAAATTGTCCCTGCTGTCGATGGGACAAACACAATTGTTACACCCAACGGCAATCGACTTGATATTACTGGCGGTACAACTTCTGGAGATGGTGCAAACCTCTTCCATAGCTTTCAACAATTTGGGATTTCACCAGAACAAATCGCCAACTTTCAAGCCAGTCCGGCGCTGCAAAATATTCTTGGTCGAATTACAGGCGGAAATGCCTCCGTCATCAATGGCTTAATTCAGGTAACAGGTGGCAATCCTAACCTCTTCTTGATGAATCCAGCCGGATTTCTTTTTGGAGCAAATGCCAGTTTAAATGTGCCTGGTGCTTTCACGGTGACAACAGCCAGCGGGATTGGCTTTGGCAGCAGTTGGTTCAACGCCATTGGTGTGAATGACTACACTGCTTTAGTTGGAAACCCCAACGGATTTGCCTTTAGTATGAATCAACCAGGAGCGATCGCAAATTCTGGAAATTTGGCAGTAGGTGCTGGGCAGAATTTGAATTTATTGGGCGGTACTGTGGTAAACACCGGGCAACTTTCAGCACCGGGAGGACAGATTTCTATCACATCCGTACCGGGACAAAATTGGGTGCGTCTCAGTCAACCAGGAAATCTGTTGAGTCTGGAAATTCAGCCCCTCGCCTCTAGTAGCAACCAACCCAATAACTGGACAATTCCTATTGCATCTTTACCAGAATTGCTCACAGTTGGGAACACTGGGTTAACTGCCAATGCCGATGGAACTGTACAACTGACAGGTTCTAGTGTAAAAATTCCCACAGATCCAGGTACAACGATTATTTCTGGCAGAGTAGATACATCAAGTCAAACAGGCGGTACAGTAACGGCTTTGGGTAAAAAAGTCGCGGTGGTTGATGCCAACATTAACGCCTCTGGAACCAATGGCGGCGGTACTGTACTAATTGGCGGTGATTATCAAGGTAACGGAACTTTACCCAACGCAGATCAGACTTATGTGGACTCAAAATCCGTCATTAATGCCGATAGCAATTTGAATGGAAACGGCGGACGGGTGATTGTTTGGGGTAACGACACAACCCAGTTTTTTGGTAACATCTCGGCTCGTGGGGGAGCAAATGCTGGCAATGGTGGTTTTGTAGAAGTATCAGGCAAAAATTTCTTAACCTTCAACGGTTTGGTAGATACTTCAGCCGCCAATGGTAGCTTTGGTACATTATTACTAGACCCCAGCACATTAACTATTATCGATGATGCAGCAGGGACAGGTGATTTTGATGCTACAGCAGACAATATTGCCTTTGGCGATGCAGATATTGGGGCTAATACAGTTTCTTGGGGTGCGATCGCACTTTCAGGTGCAAATATCAACTTACAAGCCACAGGTAATATTACCATCAATGACATCAGCGCTGATGTCGTTACCTTAAACTTGGGTAATGGCGGTAGCTTCAGCCTCTCTTCACAAACTGGTTCTGTAAACTTTGTTGATCCTACCAACACAATTGCCACAACTGGAGGAGCAATAAATATTTCGGGAGCCAGCTTATTATTAGGAAATTTAGATACAAGTAATGGTGGTGGAACTAGTGGCAACGTGAATTTATCTGCGATTAATGGCATCACAGTAGGTAACATTATTACCACTGGCGGGGGTTACTCTGGAGGTAATGTCAACTTGTCTGCGGGTGGTGACATTATCACAAACACCATTAATTCTTCTTCCACTGGTGCAGCTGGCTCAGGTACGAGTGGCAGTGTCGTAGCAACAACTACAGGCGGCAGTATCACCACAGCCGCAATTAATTCCTCTGTAACCAAGTCAGGGGGAGGGCTTTTTATCGGGACGGCTGGTGCAGTCACCTTAACTGCCACAGATAATATCACTGTTAATGGCGGTATTAATACCTCAGCCAGCACCACGGGAGTAGATGGTGATACAAGTGCTACAGGCGGTGCAGTCAGCTTAAGCGCTACAAATAATATTACGGTGAATGACGCTATTAATGCTTCAGCGATCGCCACCGGATTTGATACAGAAGCAGCCACAGCTGGCAGCGTCACCCTAGAAACTAACAATACTGCTGGCAGCACAATTCGTTTTACAAACATCAACACCCAGGCTATAACCTCGACTGAAGGTACTGTGACTGGTGGCGATGTCCAAGTGCTGACAAACGGACTAGTTCAAGGAACAGGGACAGGTACTACCATCGCCACACGTGGAATTTTCTTAGACCCTTTCAGTGAAGCAGGAATTGTTAGCATTGCGGGGGGTGATGTCAGAATTCAGCATGATGGTGGCCCAGATAATGTACCATTTATCGTCGGTGACGCCACGAGTACCAATGGCACAGCCGGAATAATTGATACCGGAGGTGGTACAACCATCAATGCAGGTAACTTTCCAGTCTTGCCAACTGGCGGAGATGCCAGTGGCACTCCAGCCAGCATTACCATTACATCTGTCAATACCCCGCCCACACTGACAACAAACACGCTCCTTTCATCCGATGCTCAAGTCAATCAAACCTTGAGCTTCACATTTACTGCCAGCACTAGCGATGTCAATCTAGATAATACCACCGTTGTCATTGATGCCATCCAGGCAGGAACCTTGAGACGGGGCGATACGGATTTAGCTGCGGGAGACACATTAACTATAGGTGAAACATTAAATTACACACCACCAACTGATAGTACAGGGCTAATCAATGCATTCAGCGTCAGAGCTAGCGATGTTGTTTCATCCTCAGAACCTGTACAGGTAGCAATTAACGTGAATGTGCCTGAGATTCCTCCTGAGATTCCTCCTGAAATTCCTCCTGAAATTCCTCCTGAGATTCCTCCTGAAATTCCCGATCCTCAGCCCTGCTCATTCCAGTGCAGTCCAGGTAACCCACCTAACCCAGGTAACCCAGATCCTAAGATTGGTGACCCTGTGATTAACACCGATGCTACCCCCGAAGATAAATTCACAGACGATTTTGGCGACCATTTAGGCATACCCACCCCTAGAATCAAAACACTAGATGATGCCAAAGAAATTGCTCGCAAAATTGAGGAAGCTACTGGTGTAAAACCTGCATTTATCTACATCAGTTTTGTTCCTGTGGAAATCGTACCAGAGAGAACTAAAAAGCTGAATACCCTCGCAGAACAAGATAGCGACGAACTGGAAATAGTCGTAGTCACTGCAAAAGGCGACCCCATTCGCAAGCGTATTCCCAAAACAACGAGAGCCAAAGTTCTCCAAGTAGCTCAAGAATTTCGTGACCAAATAGTTAGTCCACAAAACCGTCGCCGCACCGGTTATTTGCGTTCATCTCAACAACTTTATCGCTGGATTATTGCACCACTAGAGGCAGATTTACAGGCGAGAGAAATCAACAATCTGGTCTTTTTACCAGACGTTGGGTTACGTTCAACCCCAATGGCAGCACTTCACGATGGCCAGGGGTTTCTAGTAGAAAAATACAGTGTTGGCTTGATGCCCAGTCTTAGTTTGAGTAATACCCTTTATAAAGACATTAAAAAATCTCAAATTTTAGCCTTGGGCGTTTCTCAGAGTACTCAAGGACAAGAGCCTTTACCAGCAGTTCCCCTTGAGTTATCAACACTAGTGTCTAAACTCTGGCAGGGCAAGTTATTGTTAGACAAGCAAGCCACCTTAGAAAATCTCAAAACTATCCGCCGCCAACAACCTTTTGGGATTATTCACATGGCAACCCATGCAGATTTTGCTACCGGCGCTTTGAGTAATTCCTATATTCAACTGTGGGAAGACAAGTTACGCTTAAACCAATTACGACAGTTGCGCTTGAATGAACCTGAAGTTGAAATGCTGGTGCTGAGTGCTTGTAGAACAGCCTTGGGGGATGAAGAGTCCGAACTGGGATTTGCGGGTTTAGCAGTGCTAGCAGGTGTGAAAACTACTGTTGCTAGTCTTTGGTCGGTCAGTGATGCTGGTACAGCAGCGTTGATGACAAAATTTTATGAGAACTTGAAGACGGCTCCAATTAAGGCAGAAGCTCTCAGACAGGCTCAGGTAGGTATGGCTAAAGGGCAGATTTATGTAAAGAATGGTCAATTACAAGGTTTGGGAGTAGTCGGGAACTTGCCTTTACCGACTGACAGTGTTGATGAAGCTGAACAATCACTTATGCATCCTTATTATTGGGCTGGATTCACAATGGTTGGTAATCCTTGGTGA